The Podospora pseudocomata strain CBS 415.72m chromosome 1 map unlocalized CBS415.72m_1, whole genome shotgun sequence genome has a segment encoding these proteins:
- a CDS encoding uncharacterized protein (EggNog:ENOG503P0FN; COG:S), with product MSSPLTVGVAGITGKFGRLIASKLLANPSTRVRGYGRNPSKLPSPLTTSARVQLFQGEAFDTEALKRFVTGCDVVICAYLGDDNLMIEGQKTLIDACEESGTVTRYVASDWSLDYTKLQLGELFPKDPMIKIKGYLDEKAAGGCRVKGVHVLIGGFMDAILSQFYGIWHPETKSIRFWGEGTEVWEGTSYENAAEFTAAVVTDREAVGVKRFIGDRKTLNEIVELFEKVYGFKPALERQGSLEELKVLMHKTRAENPAGFFAYMRMFYQYYWLNGQTLVGPETDNDKYREIKAESWEDFLRKRSPEELAQAMYALAQ from the exons atgTCTTCCCCTTTAACAGTAGGAGTAGCAGGCATAACCGGCAAATTCGGCCGCCTCATCGCCTCCAAGCTTCttgccaacccctccacccgaGTCCGCGGTTATGGCCGcaacccctccaagctcccctcccccctcaccacctccgctcGCGTCCAGCTCTTCCAAGGCGAGGCGTTTGACACCGAAGCTCTCAAACGCTTCGTCACAGGCTGCGACGTCGTCATCTGCGCCTACTTGGGTGACGATAACCTCATGATCGAAGGGCAAAAAACCCTCATCGACGCCTGTGAGGAGTCTGGTACTGTCACCCGCTATGTGGCGAGTGATTGGTCGTTGGATTACACCAAGCTCCAGCTGGGGGAGCTGTTTCCCAAGGACCCAATGATCAAGATCAAGGGGTACCTGGACGAGAAGGCTGCCGGGGGGTGCAGAGTCAAAGGGGTGCACGTGCTTATCGGGGGGTTTATGGACGCCATCTTGAGCCAGTTTTATGGGATTTGGCACCCGGAAACCAAAAGCATCaggttttggggggaagggacggaggtgtgggaggggaCGAGTTATGAGAATGCTGCTGAGTTTACGGCTGCTGTGGTGACGGATcgggaggcggtgggggtgaaGAGAT TCATCGGTGATCGCAAGACGCTTAACGAGATCGTTGAGCTGTTTGAGAAGGTGTACGGGTTCAAGCCTGCGCTGGAGAGGCAGGGCTcgctggaggagctcaaggttTTGATGCACAAGACTAGGGCGGAGAACCCGGCTGGTTTCTTTGCCTACATGAGGAT GTTCTACCAGTACTACTGGCTCAACGGGCAGACATTGGTCGGCCCCGAGACCGACAATGACAAGTACCGCGAGATCAAGGCTGAGAGTTGGGAGGATTTCTTGAGGAAGAGAAGCCCGGAGGAGCTCGCGCAGGCCATGTATGCTTTGGCCCAGTGA
- a CDS encoding uncharacterized protein (EggNog:ENOG503NXRK; COG:G; COG:M) yields MPPRTVLITGATGKQDSAVIDALLSHPLSSSDPFTVLARKSATRTMGWTILGPVIFMDNPPPGLAGKVFMTLLRDTLGRDKPLQWIATRDIGFFAAEAFHNPEEWNKKARGLAGDELTFEEMNRVFERVTGKPVPTTWGLLGKGLKTELGSLVEWLALEVYRADLRKVKEVNPGMVGLEEWLRKSPFVKRK; encoded by the exons ATGCCTCCTCGCACcgtcctcatcaccggcgcaACGGGCAAACAAGACTCCGCCGTCAtcgacgccctcctctcccatcccctatcctcctcagACCCCTTCACCGTTCTAGCA CGGAAGAGCGCGACTAGAACCATGGGCTGGACGATTCTGGGACCGGTGATATTCATGGATAACCCTCCTCCCGGGTTAGCGGGCAAGGTGTTTATGACTTTGCTGAGGGATACCCTCGGGCGAGATAAGCCGTTGCAGTGGATTGCCACAAGAGACATCGGCTTCTTTGCTGCGGAGGCGTTCCATAATCCGGAGGAGTGGAATAAAAAGGCGAGGGGGCTGGCGGGGGATGAGTTGACTTTTGAGGAGATGAACAGGGTCTTTGAGAGGGTGACTGGTAAGCCGGTGCCGACCACGTGGGGATTGTTGGGAAAAGGATTGAAGACG GAATTGGGCTCGTTGGTAGAGTGGCTCGCCCTGGAGGTGTACAGAGCTGATCTACGAAAGGTCAAGGAGGTGAATCCAGGGATGGTGGGCTTGGAGGAGTGGCTGAGAAAGAGCCCCTTTGTCAAAAGGAAGTAA
- a CDS encoding uncharacterized protein (COG:B; EggNog:ENOG503Q0C6), with the protein MGSAAASMLMDDSEHPTDTAIPTSTTSLARLSCTSCRDRKQKCDRNLPVCRRCTSLRNDCVYPSSRKSGQGKRKQVRDLEAKLFQLEDQLRTIGHSADADRCNSPQTVRIAVSSNVVYSSPVASSADQSWLSEATIQEGRDVGEPRSHQRQQLADWLANSELELTELDDAPLSRDLIEELTTLYFKNGYHCSPMIHPSRYLESLRSDVPSRQPPLFLQLVIMATGASTDPSYASLAMSLYRRARKLAEQDEAKEPNAFMLAHAQCWVLMASFEAQSTLFSRASLSLGKSIRIAQILNLHQLDRCPQPPSLFQSHLEPPSSRNLDWIEMEERRRTWWVIYSADRLVFATSALPSIIDDRMVHTLLPKPEEAFTSGGEETPQEHTNTLHQALRERSPPVSRLGARALAAHLFYRAVDLETTESRPEAQAEHNLESYWARQQDVGNDLLALLISLPRDLRLPASIGCQDTIYIHVLIHTALMCLHKTAIRKAAEDGGRGTEASFVKAQGRSNLLAAAAQVIAIIRSIREEDLTEALKNPIQGYATYIASLVFLEDFALTRFEGSRANVVYLFDMLQRFSQTHPVARMLAGQLGHELERLEVGDTAMG; encoded by the exons ATGGGTTCCGCTGCTGCGTCGATGCTCATGGACGACTCTGAGCATCCTACCGACACAGCGATCCCAACATCCACAACTTCTTTGGCCCGGCTATCATGCACATCGTGTCGCGATAGAAAGCAAAAATGTGACCGGAACCTACCAGTTTGCCGTCGATGTACGAGCCTGCGTAATGATTGCGTTTATCCAAGTTCCAGAAAGTCAGGCCAGGGCAAGCGGAAGCAGGTTCGCGATCTGGAAGCTAAATTGT TCCAACTCGAGGACCAGCTCAGAACAATCGGACATTCGGCTGATGCAGACCGGTGCAATTCACCGCAGACGGTCAGAATAGCCGTCTCGTCGAATGTCGTCTATTCTTCCCCCGTGGCGTCAAGTGCGGACCAATCATGGTTGAGCGAGGCTACGATTCAGGAAGGACGAGATGTTGGAGAGCCTCGAAGTCACCAACGTCAACAGCTGGCTGACTGGCTTGCCAATAGCGAACTGGAACTTACGGAGCTAGACGATGCCCCATTGTCACGCGACTTGATTGAGGAACT TACCACTTTATACTTCAAAAATGGCTATCACTGTTCCCCGATGATACACCCTTCTCGCTACTTAGAATCCTTGCGATCAGATGTTCCTTCTCGTCAGCCACCTTTGTTCCTCCAATTGGTGATCATGGCAACTGGAGCGAGCACCGACCCTTCATATGCCTCCCTAGCCATGTCTCTGTACCGTCGTGCTCGCAAACTTGCCGAGCAGGATGAAGCCAAG GAACCAAATGCATTCATGTTAGCTCATGCCCAATGCTGGGTGCTCATGGCCAGCTTCGAGGCTCAAAGCACACTGTTTTCTCGCGCTTCCCTCAGCCTGGGGAAGAGCATCAGGATCGCGCAGATCCTGAATCTGCACCAACTCGACAGATGCCCACAGCCACCATCTCTGTTTCAGTCTCATCTTGAGCCGCCGTCTTCGCGAAACCTCGACTGGattgagatggaggagcgTCGCAGGACCTGGTGGGTGATTTACTCTGCAGATCGGTTGGTTTTCGCAACCTCAGCGCTGCCTTCCATTATTGACGACCGGATGGTGCACACGCTGCTTCCTAAACCAGAGGAAGCCTTCACGAGCGGTGGCGAAGAGACGCCTCAAGAACACACAAACACTTTACACCAGGCATTGCGAGAGAGGTCACCACCCGTTTCGCGTCTGGGAGCACGTGCTCTCGCAGCTCATCTCTTTTATCGAGCTGTTGACTTGGAGACTACCGAGTCTCGGCCAGAGGCGCAGGCCGAGCACAACCTAGAATCTTATTGGGCTCGACAGCAAGACGTTGGCAATGATCTGCTtgccctcctcatcagcttGCCCCGAGATCTCCGCCTCCCTGCCAGTATTGGGTGTCAAGATACTATCTATATCCACGTCCTGATACACACCGCCTTGATGTGCCTTCACAAGACCGCAATACGCAAAGCAGCCGAAGATGGAGGGCGGGGGACTGAGGCAAGCTTTGTTAAGGCGCAGGGCCGGAGCAACTTGCTTGCTGCAGCTGCGCAagtcatcgccatcatccgATCAATCAGAGAGGAGGACTTGACCGAGGCACTGAAGAACCCGATCCAGGGCTACGCAACGTACATTGCATCGCTGGTGTTTCTTGAAGACTTTGCGCTTACCCGCTTTGAGGGCAGCAGGGCCAATGTTGTTTATCTCTTTGACATGTTGCAAAGGTTCAGTCAGACACACCCGGTGGCAAGAATGCTGGCTGGTCAGCTTGGTCACGAGCTGGAGAGACTGGAGGTTGGGGATACGGCTATGGGGTAG
- a CDS encoding uncharacterized protein (EggNog:ENOG503NX8D; COG:S) encodes MSTQAETKAKAEALVPKFKFEKLLNQDQAGRRTSLLGTIDSLPALLILERAPFPSSPDYLASVPTTLQTLKNLGANDIYHWYLANSSSQNPSDETADLKINLIHPCTEKHIKKYSKQGVRLVSETPQIYLERVRPYMQAQRDASRLNWVFNIVEGRTEVEDVIYRTPFDAASLNEEGFLLLPDLNWDRQTLDALHLLGLVERRDIWSLRDLKKKHIPWLNHMKEKFIEATTKVYPSIEADQLKLYVHYQPTYYHFHIHIVHVQLEAGATQATGKAVGLDSIISQLETMGGGDEAGMDRATMSYTLGEASDLWVEVFEPLKRAGGKASQSQ; translated from the exons ATGTCCACACAAGCAGAGACCAAAGCCAAAGCCGAGGCACTCGTGCCAAAGTTCAAGTTCGAAAAGCTTCTGAATCAAG ACCAAGCAGGCCGCCgaacctccctcctcggcacaATCGACtctctccccgccctcctcatcctcgagcgtgcccccttcccatcctcccccgaTTACCTCGCCTCAGTCCCGACCACCCTCCAAACTCTCAAGAACCTAGGTGCTAATGACATCTACCATTGGTACCTCGCCAATTCCTCATCCCAGAACCCATCCGACGAGACGGCCGACCTCAagatcaacctcatccacccctGCACCGAAAAGCACATCAAGAAATACTCCAAACAGGGCGTCCGCCTCGTCTCCGAAACACCGCAAATCTACCTCGAGCGTGTCAGGCCGTACATGCAAGCCCAGCGCGACGCCAGCCGTCTGAACTGGGTGTTCAATATTGTTGAAGGGAGGaccgaggtcgaggatgtcATCTACCGCACACCGTTCGATGCTGCTTCCCTCAACGAAGAAGGgttcttgttgctgcccGACCTGAACTGGGACCGCCAGACCCTCGATGCGCTGCACTTGCTGGGTCTGGTGGAGAGAAGAGACATTTGGTCCTTGCGCGACCTGAAAAAGAAACACATCCCTTGGCTGAACCACATGAAGGAGAAGTTCATCGAGGCAACGACAAAGGTGTACCCATCCATCGAGGCTGACCAGCTGAAACTCTATGTCCACTACCAGCCCACATATTACCACTTTCATATTCACATTGTGCACGTGCAGCTCGAGGCGGGCGCCACGCAGGCGACGGGTAAGGCGGTTGGATTAGATAGCATTATATCGCAGTTGGAGACGATGGGTGGCGGGGACGAAGCGGGCATGGACCGGGCTACAATGAGCTACACTCTGGGCGAGGCCAGCGATCTGTGGGTCGAGGTGTTCGAGCCGCTCAAGCGCGCCGGTGGTAAAGCTTCTCAATCGCAATGA
- a CDS encoding uncharacterized protein (COG:S; EggNog:ENOG503P24I): protein MGMDEKYPVGNPGMPLIPPRRGLSPGRFLLAVAYLVVVGFIYCFFQQNPNHPLHSYTAHHHAAQQPSAPETVIKMVEPSVKRGLVPLEAHIMSKCPDAKDCLRDLVLPVMQKTLDKVNFTLSFIGRPTEHDDGVACKHGAEECLGNIIELCAQSLYPDPKTYLGFVMCLTKDYRHIPQRGLIEDCALEHAIDFDKLNECATKDDGAYGMGMLRSSVRRTSAAGVTKSCTVRLNEEIYCVRDNGQWKECPHGSSVNDLVIAIEKLYHRRA, encoded by the exons atggggatggaCGAGAAATACCCCGTTGGCAACCCCGGAATGCCGCTCATCCCACCGCGTCGCGGCCTCAGCCCAGGacgcttcctcctcgctgtcgcatatcttgttgttgtcggatTCATCTACTGCTTCTTCCAGCAGAACCCAAACCACCCGCTTCACTCATACACCGCCCATCACCATGCCGCTCAGCAACCCTCGGCGCCTGAGACGGTGATCAAGATGGTGGAGCCTAGCGTcaaaagggggttggttcCCCTTGAGGCGCATATCATGTCCAAGTGCCCTGATGCGAAG GACTGCCTCCGCGACCTCGTTCTCCCCGTCATGCAAAAGACTCTCGACAAGGTCAACTTTACCCTCTCGTTCATCGGCCG ACCAACCGAACACGATGACGGAGTGGCTTGCAAGCATGGCGCAGAGGAGT GCCTCGGCAACATCATTGAGCTCTGCGCCCAAAGCCTTTACCCAGACCCCAAGACCTATCTCGGGTTCGTCATGTGCTTAACCAAGGACTACCGCCACATCCCCCAGCGTGGTTTGATCGAGGACTGCGCCCTCGAGCATGCCATCGACTTTGACAAGCTCAATGAGTGCGCCACCAAGGATGATGGCGCCTATGGGATGGGTATGCTCAGAAGCAGCGTCAGGAGAACCTCGGCGGCCGGCGTGACCAAGAGCTGCACCGTCCGCCTCAACGAGGAGATCTACTGCGTCCGCGATAACGGCCAGTGGAAGGAATGCCCCCACGGCTCCAGCGTCAATGACCTCGTCATTGCGATTGAGAAGCTTTACCACCGGCGCGCTTGA
- a CDS encoding uncharacterized protein (EggNog:ENOG503P4XE; COG:J), producing MSPSRKLISSGSQFEARIGYSRAVVQGDMVFVSGCTGYDYKTGLISPNVADQAEQTFQNIAAALAEAGAGMQDVVRVRYILPDRKDFESTWPVLQKWLGNVRPAATMIQAGLMEEAMKIEVEVTAKVDR from the exons ATGTCCCCCTCCCGCAAgctcatctcctccggctCCCAGTTCGAGGCTCGGATCGGGTACTCCCGAGCTGTAGTCCAGGGTGACATGGTTTTTGTATCTGGATGTACTGG CTACGACTACAAAACAggcctcatctcccccaacgtCGCCGACCAAGCAGAGCAAACCTTTCAAAACATCGCCGCTGCCTTGGCCGAAGCAGGCGCTGGGATGCAGGATGTTGTGAGAGTGAGATACATCCTGCCAGACAGGAAAGACTTTGAAAGCACCTG GCCTGTGCTCCAAAAGTGGCTGGGCAATGTGAGACCTGCCGCTACCATGATCCAGgctgggttgatggaggaggcgatgaagatTGAAGTTGAAGTCACCGCCAAAGTGGACAGGTAA
- a CDS encoding uncharacterized protein (EggNog:ENOG503NXVQ) — translation MAPHFPWRQKSKEKEKKAEEGGDGNAKVVLTPSAAPRVSVSSLSSDDNGKRIPVAPILDDEDEQFLERLVARTGFDAEEEEGPRPALPPRSKTPELTWDWDDKSETFQLFGASSASNPNDTALVLKDKNTELATIPKAPEQESPSGPEEIVIDAPDTKADGKDNQNTKSKEKKPSRLSRMFTRSKKQGLSTPDNLAVPATEGTTKPESAEKEWADLSRLLDKLNLSSSGSISSDAKDLLVRPFVQILKDLANGVPTAVDDLVSLLDGRNDILTKTFEKLPSSLQKLVTQLPKKLTSSLAPEILAMAAEAQGLDKSKINADEGLKGAAKFFMPKNLSDLALTPALIKTMLKAILNALKTKFPMLAGTSALWSVAVFLLLFVLWYCHKRGREEREKKEKEEAEGEGEKKEGEADGEAVSGERVVEEVLQNERAGDGTVAGQGGNGELVVVVDAPGKGVPK, via the exons ATGGCTCCGCATTTTCCATGGAGGCAAAAGtcaaaggagaaggagaagaaggccgaggagggtggtgatggcaaCGCGAAAGTCGTCTTAACGCCATCGGCCGCTCCCCGGGTTTCAGTATCGTCGCTTTCATCCGACGACAACGGCAAGCGAATCCCAGTGGCTcccatcctcgacgacgaggatgagcagTTTCTCGAGCGACTCGTTGCGCGCACTGGCTTTGacgcggaggaggaagagggaccTCGGCCGGCGCTGCCGCCTCGATCGAAAACCCCCGAGTTGACGTGGGATTGGGATGACAAGAGCGAGACGTTCCAGCTGTTCGGCGCCAGCTCggcctccaaccccaacgatACGGCTCTGGTGTTGAAGGACAAGAATACCGAGCTGGCAACGATACCCAAGGCGCCAGAACAAGAGTCTCCTTCTGGGCCAGAGGAGATTGTTATCGACGCGCCAGATACAAAGGCTGATGGAAAGGATAACCAGAACACCAAgtcgaaggagaagaagccatcgCGCCTGTCCCGCATGTTCACGCGCTCCAAGAAGCAGGGTTTGTCAACCCCGGACAACCTCGCCGTTCCCGCGACCGAGGGCACAACCAAGCCGGAATCGGCCGAGAAGGAATGGGCCGACCTCTCTCGCTTGTTAGACAAGCTCAACCTGTCGTCTTCGGGCTCCATCTCTTCAGACGCAAAAGACCTACTGGTTCGGCCGTTTGTCCAAATTCTCAAGGATCTCGCCAACGGTGTCCCCACAGCAGTTGACGACCttgtctccctcctcgacggccgGAATGACATCCTCACCAAGACCTTTGAGAAGCTGCCTTCGTCTCTCCAGAAGCTAGTGACTCAGCTTCCCAAGAAGCTCACCTCTAGCCTTGCCCCGGAAATTCTAGCCATGGCCGCGGAAGCGCAGGGGCTGGATAAATCCAAGATTAATGCTGACGAGGGGCTGAAGGGGGCAGCCAAGTTCTTTATGCCAAAGAACCTGAGTGATTTGGCGCTCACCCCAGCGTTGATCAAGACCATGCTCAAGGCCATCTTGAATGCGCTCAAGACCAAGTTTCCCATGTTGGCGGGAACAAGCGCGTTGTGGAGCGTGGCTGTTTTCCTGTTGCTGTTTGTGCTGTGGTATTGTCATAAACGAggcagagaggagagggagaagaaggagaaagaagaggctgagggggagggggagaagaaggaag gggaggcggACGGGGAGGCAGTCAGTGGAGAGcgagtggtggaggaggtcttgCAGAATGAGAGGGCCGGGGACGGGACGGTGGCTGGCCAGGGGGGTAACGGGgaactggtggtggtcgttgaCGCGCCGGGTAAGGGGGTTCCCAAGTAA
- a CDS encoding uncharacterized protein (BUSCO:EOG092645L9; COG:B; EggNog:ENOG503NVMP), giving the protein MALMEKAYDPCPTKWTVHLPRKAINLVRCNHFCRAWLTSRNAKNRGEERALVTVVWKPAARHSISTAVSLSTHTQADRRQPRLSTNRIHAHSTYSASSMEIDWEPPLPAGYNDLHRSFLQNFMAQGTLTLKQGKKLLADLKSKTTFEPVDPDTITLDQFTDAIRTAREAVEPLDYDIRYMRDQVRDERVWVFYNTQSDPASQMATVHSAEEVAYIKRLLDAMFETYNTPRMEVMAVDEGQALKVSRPSRQSMGNGHVNGANGEDAEGSQSATRGLKHSEVLALLSNLVAEGWLEKSRDGFYSLSTRALVELWSWLVATYNDEEEEWQHIKFCEACKEIVTHGQRCNNVDCTIRLHDVCEGNFWRTRPDRKCPKCQTEWDGSQFVGERAITSRSAFQRSRAGRRGRRSEVAEDAGEEEAED; this is encoded by the coding sequence ATGGCGCTGATGGAAAAGGCATATGACCCGTGCCCGACAAAATGGACCGTGCACCTTCCTCGCAAGGCCATCAATTTGGTCCGCTGCAACCACTTTTGCAGGGCGTGGCTGACATCCCGCAACGCCAAAAATCGCGGGGAAGAACGCGCTCTGGTTACAGTCGTTTGGAAACCTGCAGCTCGCCACTCCATCAGCACTGcagtctctctctctactCACACACAAGCCGACAGACGACAACCTCGTCTTTCCACCAACCGAATCCACGCCCACTCTACTTACAGTGCTTCATCAATGGAGATCGACTGGGAGCCACCTCTTCCAGCCGGGTACAATGACCTCCACCGTTCTTTTCTTCAAAACTTCATGGCACAAGGCACCCTCACGCTGAAACAAGGCAAGAAACTGCTGGCCGACCTCAAGTCAAAGACCACCTTTGAGCCCGTTGACCCGGACACCATCACTCTGGACCAGTTTACAGATGCCATCCGAACTGCGAGAGAGGCTGTGGAGCCATTGGACTATGACATCCGCTATATGCGCGATCAAGTCCGAGACGAGCGTGTCTGGGTTTTTTACAACACCCAGAGCgacccagccagccagaTGGCCACTGTCCATTCGGCCGAAGAGGTAGCATACATCAAGAGGCTGCTCGACGCCATGTTTGAGACGTACAACACGCCCCGCATGGAGGTCATGGCTGTGGATGAGGGACAGGCACTGAAGGTATCACGCCCCTCTCGGCAAAGTATGGGGAATGGACATGTCAACGGCGCCAATGGTGAGGATGCGGAAGGCAGTCAGTCAGCCACTCGGGGACTCAAACACTCCGAAGTGCTCGCGCTACTATCGAACCTGGTAGCcgaggggtggttggagaagagcaGGGACGGGTTTTACAGCCTAAGCACGAGAGCCCTGGTTGAGCTGTGGTCCTGGCTTGTTGCCACCTACaacgatgaagaagaagagtggCAGCATATCAAGTTCTGCGAGGCGTGCAAGGAGATCGTGACGCACGGACAGCGGTGTAACAATGTGGACTGCACAATTCGCCTGCACGATGTTTGCGAGGGCAACTTTTGGAGGACCAGGCCGGACCGGAAGTGTCCGAAGTGTCAGACGGAGTGGGATGGATCTCAGTTTGTGGGGGAAAGGGCCATCACATCCAGGTCGGCATTCCAAAGATCAAGAGCCGGGAGACGCGGGAGACGTAGCGAGGTCGCCGAAGAtgcaggcgaggaagaggctgaagactga
- a CDS encoding uncharacterized protein (EggNog:ENOG503P5A4), with protein sequence MAQLPSEVMGQCVAILLYSWFCLAVGLFLLWIVWAHDERTSYVIMLGSFMVLHTFTSIIQQIHTITWWNDIKTAQWQNVVANVGNPELNITGASTGLDLVLFYIRGLLCGRLPGAHTDGCTEYYCYNVESLLVVFWAVELANSIFQLRITKMYRFHASLIAKGTAAVIPAVFMVLLRFSKIQASTVGFLILSSGIMIACFLAGSLILLSILGKYIHSRVMVLSWDVRYGRSTNTGGGTSDGTNPTSSSQPKPPLPKRKNIYDRWLVLRFTVAFIALSLFQLVVVMFQLRASQTNSVENVPAEPDLSAGRAVTDFVLYIPGVTAPVLAYLVFGTTRTFRDYAWSVLAPRWLQAKREARKQARKKPSVVIGARDLAIISQEQANKAGRDLESGLCHYEVGVTAGRDRANSNAGRERSFSNAGRDRAYSNAGRMRGNSIRLQNLNSSHNHIVGAMKDKDSDEDEWPIMKHESIQVTTEIDRSSGHSSQWKDMMDKDRRI encoded by the exons ATGGCTCAACTGCCGTCCGAGGTCATGGGCCAGTGTGTTGCTATTCTTCTCTACAGCTGGTTTTGCCTGGCCGTCGGCTTGTTCTTGCTTTGGATCGTGTGGGCTCATGATGAGCGCACAAGCT ATGTCATCATGCTGGGGTCTTTCATGGTCTTGCACACATTTACCTCAATCATCCAGCAAATACACACCATCACCTGGTGGAACGATATCAAGACGGCACAATGGCAGAATGTCGTTGCCAATGTGGGGAATCCTGAACTCAACATCACGGGTGCATCAACCGGTCTGGATTTAGTGCTGTTTTACATTCGTGGGTTGCTTTGTGGTCGACTACCGGGAGCGCATACTGATGGTTGCACAGAGTACTATTGCTACAATGTAGAATCACTACTCGTTGTCTTTTGGGCTGTAGAGCTGGCCAACAGTATCTTCCAGCTACGCATCACCAAAATGTACCGGTTCCACGCCTCTCTGATTGCCAAGGGTACCGCGGCCGTGATCCCGGCCGTGTTTATGGTTTTGCTTCGGTTCAGCAAGATTCAGGCCAGTACCGTTGGGTTCCTGATCTTGTCTAGCGGAATCA TGATCGCTTGCTTCCTGGCCGGCagcttgatcttgttgtcgATTCTTGGCAAATACATTCACTCGCGGGTAATGGTGTTGTCATGGGACGTTCGGTATGGGCGCTCAACGAACACTGGTGGAGGCACCTCGGATGGAACGAATCCAACCAGTAGCTCGCAGCCGAAGCCTCCGTtgccgaagaggaagaataTCTACGAcaggtggttggtgttgcggTTCACCGTTGCTTTCATCGCCTTGAG CCTTTTTCAACTCGTCGTTGTCATGTTCCAGCTCCGAGCTTCACAGACCAACTCGGTCGAAAATGTCCCGGCAGAGCCGGACCTGAGTGCCGGGAGAGCCGTTACCGACTTTGTTCTTTACATCCCTGGAGTTACAGCGCCGGTACTGGCTTATTTGGTGTTTGGAACAACGAGGACCTTTCGAGATTATGCCTGGTCCGTACTTGCGCCGCGGTGGTTGCAGGCGAAGCGAGAGGCACGCAAGCAGGCCAGGAAGAAGCCCAGCGTCGTGATCGGTGCGAGGGACTTGGCCATCATCAGCCAGGAGCAGGCAAACAAAGCGGGCCGTGATTTGGAATCAGGACTTTGTCATTACGAGGTCGGCGTCACTGCCGGGAGGGATAGGGCGAACAGCAACGCTGGGAGGGAAAGGTCATTTAGCAACGCCGGGAGGGATAGGGCGTATAGCAATgctgggaggatgagggggaacAGCATAAGGCTGCAGAACCTCAATTCTTCCCACAACCACATTGTGGGTGCGATGAAGGATAAGGACTCGGATGAGGATGAATGGCCGATTATGAAGCATGAGTCCATTCAGGTCACGACCGAAATCGACCGAAGCTCTGGCCACTCTAGTCAGTGGAAGGATATGATGGACAAGGATCGGAGGAtatga